In a single window of the Coffea eugenioides isolate CCC68of chromosome 3, Ceug_1.0, whole genome shotgun sequence genome:
- the LOC113766924 gene encoding uncharacterized protein LOC113766924 → MYHFLASVVARLEPCFARRDWVVIFSSGLASFFCKQADIDFEQYENRLLERETEDKADIDSHFNLLLEKRFQPRIHPTEEGVKTPCLRDLFKDLVSNAEISEDGLSKILPRYGVNKFTPHSGDVFDPNKHKLAFFVPDPNREPGLVAVVKRDGYVYGDEVIRQAEVGVTRGVATRRSRPSPIPSQ, encoded by the exons ATGTATCACTTTTTAGCCTCGGTGGTAGCAAGACTGGAGCCGTGTTTCGCGAGAAGAGATTGGGTTGTAATATTTAGTTCGGGGCTCGCTTCTTTTTTCTGTAAACAAGCAGATATAGATTTTGAACAATACGAAAACAGGCTTCTCGAGAGGGAAACTGAGGACAAAGCTGATATAGATTCTCACTTCAATCTGCTGCTCGAGAAAAGATTCCAGCCTCGTATCCATCCCACAGAGGAGGGGGTTAAGACCCCATGTTTAAGA GATCTTTTTAAAGATCTGGTGAGTAATGCAGAAATAAGTGAGGATGGACTGTCTAAG ATTCTACCACGCTACGGGGTGAATAAATTCACCCCACATTCTGGTGATGTGTTTGATCCAAACAAACACAAGCTTGCTTTCTTTGTTCCTGATCCAAATCGGGAACCCGGACTAGTAGCAGTAGTGAAGCGG GATGGATACGTTTATGGCGATGAGGTTATCAGGCAGGCCGAGGTGGGCGTCACGCGTGGAGTTGCGACGCGGAGGAGCCGACCATCTCCCATCCCGTCACAGTGA
- the LOC113765288 gene encoding uncharacterized protein LOC113765288 isoform X1: protein MIDYEPSSVEITDQPNHMDEEEDPFLKFIDYAQLILKETENDNSDGPGWSWIASRILKACVAYSSGVTPAILLSDLSQAWNEQNRGRAPKKRPECINQLKEKHRRAKLPSTVTIDSIYEKRFLSLTSVIEAVIIDAYCLPGTNICMITLGDFWSSNTIDLYLHRRFYKLADPNNGILKKGREAFLTGCHLRTASKSCGQARLLPTEYFVVLLDEDQDDDAMLIGAQFCSDSFSSISLEAVKEEVSYSLYARIESIGSLETQKYGNLQKKQITLVDNDGVKLKFLLWGEQVMLSNLFSVGSMLALDRPFIASSSNGEIETCEEIFLEYGSATQLFMVPSIQHEERVSVSLTQSRSQGSKLLNLSDQRSVISQVTLPCDSQGSIDFSLCPFRSFVVDLRDKMTGLSLYGVVADIVHERNTARTTFSLKLKDITGTIWIKLYFVGSWSLGRLGLGHTVYISGLTSSTSRGNRIISSCFCCMLDGLQLSWLESDIGASFINISCLPALLNSSCLHKLSRLSDLSIRIGVTHILICRIWLDQIEYCHVSTRFSHSLCGNFVDEALGGDLFCNFCNWNCSAEVVRSFHLKITLADESAKVFAWCTGQTAAELLQISLDDFDELSEEEQILYPSSLENERFIVAIVSCRSDDGGLINAEHEKTAWEVTRATTV from the exons ATGATAGACTACGAACCTTCATCAGTGGAAATCACAGATCAACCAAATCACATGGACGAAGAAGAGGATCCGTTCTTAAAATTTATTGACTACGCACAGTTGATTTTAAAAGAAACCGAAAATGACAATTCGGACGGGCCGGGTTGGAGCTGGATTGCTTCTCGGATCCTTAAAGCTTGTGTAGCTTATTCTAGCGGCGTCACTCCCGCTATTCTCCTTTCCGATCTCTCTCAG GCTTGGAATGAGCAGAATAGGGGGAGAGCTCCAAAAAAGAGGCCTGAATGCATTAACCAGTTGAAGGAGAAGCATAGGAGAGCAAAGCTTCCTAGCACTGTTACAATTGACTCAATTTATGAGAAAAGATTCTTATCCTTGACTAGTGTAATTGAAGCTGTCATTATAGATGCTTACTGTCTTCCGG GAACCAACATATGCATGATCACATTGGGCGACTTTTGGAGCTCTAACACCATTGATCTGTATCTTCACCGTAG GTTTTACAAATTAGCTGATCCTAACAATGGAATTCTGAAGAAGGGCCGAGAAGCTTTTCTAACTGGATGCCATCTTCGAACTGCCAGCAAAAGTTGTGGCCAGGCACGACTTCTGCCAACTGAATATTTTGTGGTGCTGTTAGATGAG GACCAAGACGATGATGCAATGCTAATTGGAGCACAGTTTTGTTCAGATTCCTTCTCTTCCATTTCTCTTGAGGCTGTTAAAGAAGAGGTCTCTTATTCATTGTATGCTAG GATTGAATCAATTGGATCTTTGGAAACACAGAAGTATGGTAATTTGCAGAAGAAGCAGATTACTCTTGTTGATAACGATGGTGTCAAGCTAAAGTTTCTACTGTGGGGTGAGCAGGTTATGCTATCCAATCTATTCAG TGTTGGGAGTATGCTCGCCCTGGATAGGCCATTTATTGCAAGTTCTTCTAATGGTGAAATCGAAACATGTGAAGAAATTTTCCTTGAATATGGCAGTGCAACGCAGCTTTTTATGGTGCCTTCTATCCAACATGAGGAACGA GTATCTGTATCATTGACACAGAGCCGTTCTCAAGGATCAAAGCTATTAAATCTATCAGATCAGAGATCTGTCATTTCCCAAGTGACCCTGCCTTGTGATTCTCAAGGATCTATTGACTTCAGTCTTTGTCCATTTCGG TCATTTGTAGTTGATCTACGTGACAAGATGACTGGCCTCAGTCTTTATGGAGTTGTTGCTGACATTGTTCATGAGAGAAATACAGCAAGGACCACTTTCTCCTTGAAGCTGAAAGATATAACTGGAACAATTTGGATAAAGCTATATTTTGTCGGATCGTG GTCATTGGGAAGATTAGGGCTTGGTCATACTGTGTACATTTCTGGTTTGACCTCCTCTACGAGCAGAGGAAATAG GATAATCTCATCTTGCTTTTGTTGCATGCTTGACGGACTTCAGTTATCATGGTTGGAGAGTGACATTGGAGCTTCATTTATCAACATAAGTTGCTTACCGGCCTTGCTGAACTCGTCTTGTCTTCACAAATTATCACGCCTTTCTGATTTATCTATCCGGATTGGTGTAACTCAT ATACTT atCTGTCGAATCTGGCTGGATCAGATTGAATATTGTCACGTGAGTACAAGATTTTCGCATTCCCTTTGTGGGAATTTTGTTGACGAGGCACTTGGCGGGGACCTTTTTTGTAACTTCTGCAATTGGAACTGCTCTGCCGAAGTTGTGCGGTCTTTCCATCTCAAGATAACTCTAGCTGATGAGAGTGCAAAAGTGTTTGCTTGGTGCACTGGTCAGACCGCTGCAGAGTTACTTCAAATATCTCTTGACGACTTTGATGAACTCTCTGAG GAAGAACAGATCTTGTATCCATCTTCCCTTGAGAATGAAAGGTTCATCGTTGCAATTGTCAGCTGCAGGAGTGATGATGGCGGTTTAATAAATGCGGAACATGAAAAGACTGCATGGGAGGTCACCCGAGCTACTACAGTATGA
- the LOC113765288 gene encoding uncharacterized protein LOC113765288 isoform X2, giving the protein MIDYEPSSVEITDQPNHMDEEEDPFLKFIDYAQLILKETENDNSDGPGWSWIASRILKACVAYSSGVTPAILLSDLSQAWNEQNRGRAPKKRPECINQLKEKHRRAKLPSTVTIDSIYEKRFLSLTSVIEAVIIDAYCLPGTNICMITLGDFWSSNTIDLYLHRRFYKLADPNNGILKKGREAFLTGCHLRTASKSCGQARLLPTEYFVVLLDEDQDDDAMLIGAQFCSDSFSSISLEAVKEEVSYSLYARIESIGSLETQKYGNLQKKQITLVDNDGVKLKFLLWGEQVMLSNLFSVGSMLALDRPFIASSSNGEIETCEEIFLEYGSATQLFMVPSIQHEERVSVSLTQSRSQGSKLLNLSDQRSVISQVTLPCDSQGSIDFSLCPFRSFVVDLRDKMTGLSLYGVVADIVHERNTARTTFSLKLKDITGTIWIKLYFVGSWSLGRLGLGHTVYISGLTSSTSRGNRIISSCFCCMLDGLQLSWLESDIGASFINISCLPALLNSSCLHKLSRLSDLSIRIGVTHICRIWLDQIEYCHVSTRFSHSLCGNFVDEALGGDLFCNFCNWNCSAEVVRSFHLKITLADESAKVFAWCTGQTAAELLQISLDDFDELSEEEQILYPSSLENERFIVAIVSCRSDDGGLINAEHEKTAWEVTRATTV; this is encoded by the exons ATGATAGACTACGAACCTTCATCAGTGGAAATCACAGATCAACCAAATCACATGGACGAAGAAGAGGATCCGTTCTTAAAATTTATTGACTACGCACAGTTGATTTTAAAAGAAACCGAAAATGACAATTCGGACGGGCCGGGTTGGAGCTGGATTGCTTCTCGGATCCTTAAAGCTTGTGTAGCTTATTCTAGCGGCGTCACTCCCGCTATTCTCCTTTCCGATCTCTCTCAG GCTTGGAATGAGCAGAATAGGGGGAGAGCTCCAAAAAAGAGGCCTGAATGCATTAACCAGTTGAAGGAGAAGCATAGGAGAGCAAAGCTTCCTAGCACTGTTACAATTGACTCAATTTATGAGAAAAGATTCTTATCCTTGACTAGTGTAATTGAAGCTGTCATTATAGATGCTTACTGTCTTCCGG GAACCAACATATGCATGATCACATTGGGCGACTTTTGGAGCTCTAACACCATTGATCTGTATCTTCACCGTAG GTTTTACAAATTAGCTGATCCTAACAATGGAATTCTGAAGAAGGGCCGAGAAGCTTTTCTAACTGGATGCCATCTTCGAACTGCCAGCAAAAGTTGTGGCCAGGCACGACTTCTGCCAACTGAATATTTTGTGGTGCTGTTAGATGAG GACCAAGACGATGATGCAATGCTAATTGGAGCACAGTTTTGTTCAGATTCCTTCTCTTCCATTTCTCTTGAGGCTGTTAAAGAAGAGGTCTCTTATTCATTGTATGCTAG GATTGAATCAATTGGATCTTTGGAAACACAGAAGTATGGTAATTTGCAGAAGAAGCAGATTACTCTTGTTGATAACGATGGTGTCAAGCTAAAGTTTCTACTGTGGGGTGAGCAGGTTATGCTATCCAATCTATTCAG TGTTGGGAGTATGCTCGCCCTGGATAGGCCATTTATTGCAAGTTCTTCTAATGGTGAAATCGAAACATGTGAAGAAATTTTCCTTGAATATGGCAGTGCAACGCAGCTTTTTATGGTGCCTTCTATCCAACATGAGGAACGA GTATCTGTATCATTGACACAGAGCCGTTCTCAAGGATCAAAGCTATTAAATCTATCAGATCAGAGATCTGTCATTTCCCAAGTGACCCTGCCTTGTGATTCTCAAGGATCTATTGACTTCAGTCTTTGTCCATTTCGG TCATTTGTAGTTGATCTACGTGACAAGATGACTGGCCTCAGTCTTTATGGAGTTGTTGCTGACATTGTTCATGAGAGAAATACAGCAAGGACCACTTTCTCCTTGAAGCTGAAAGATATAACTGGAACAATTTGGATAAAGCTATATTTTGTCGGATCGTG GTCATTGGGAAGATTAGGGCTTGGTCATACTGTGTACATTTCTGGTTTGACCTCCTCTACGAGCAGAGGAAATAG GATAATCTCATCTTGCTTTTGTTGCATGCTTGACGGACTTCAGTTATCATGGTTGGAGAGTGACATTGGAGCTTCATTTATCAACATAAGTTGCTTACCGGCCTTGCTGAACTCGTCTTGTCTTCACAAATTATCACGCCTTTCTGATTTATCTATCCGGATTGGTGTAACTCAT atCTGTCGAATCTGGCTGGATCAGATTGAATATTGTCACGTGAGTACAAGATTTTCGCATTCCCTTTGTGGGAATTTTGTTGACGAGGCACTTGGCGGGGACCTTTTTTGTAACTTCTGCAATTGGAACTGCTCTGCCGAAGTTGTGCGGTCTTTCCATCTCAAGATAACTCTAGCTGATGAGAGTGCAAAAGTGTTTGCTTGGTGCACTGGTCAGACCGCTGCAGAGTTACTTCAAATATCTCTTGACGACTTTGATGAACTCTCTGAG GAAGAACAGATCTTGTATCCATCTTCCCTTGAGAATGAAAGGTTCATCGTTGCAATTGTCAGCTGCAGGAGTGATGATGGCGGTTTAATAAATGCGGAACATGAAAAGACTGCATGGGAGGTCACCCGAGCTACTACAGTATGA
- the LOC113765288 gene encoding uncharacterized protein LOC113765288 isoform X4, with the protein MIDYEPSSVEITDQPNHMDEEEDPFLKFIDYAQLILKETENDNSDGPGWSWIASRILKACVAYSSGVTPAILLSDLSQAWNEQNRGRAPKKRPECINQLKEKHRRAKLPSTVTIDSIYEKRFLSLTSVIEAVIIDAYCLPGTNICMITLGDFWSSNTIDLYLHRRFYKLADPNNGILKKGREAFLTGCHLRTASKSCGQARLLPTEYFVVLLDEDQDDDAMLIGAQFCSDSFSSISLEAVKEEVSYSLYARIESIGSLETQKYGNLQKKQITLVDNDGVKLKFLLWGEQVMLSNLFSATQLFMVPSIQHEERVSVSLTQSRSQGSKLLNLSDQRSVISQVTLPCDSQGSIDFSLCPFRSFVVDLRDKMTGLSLYGVVADIVHERNTARTTFSLKLKDITGTIWIKLYFVGSWSLGRLGLGHTVYISGLTSSTSRGNRIISSCFCCMLDGLQLSWLESDIGASFINISCLPALLNSSCLHKLSRLSDLSIRIGVTHILICRIWLDQIEYCHVSTRFSHSLCGNFVDEALGGDLFCNFCNWNCSAEVVRSFHLKITLADESAKVFAWCTGQTAAELLQISLDDFDELSEEEQILYPSSLENERFIVAIVSCRSDDGGLINAEHEKTAWEVTRATTV; encoded by the exons ATGATAGACTACGAACCTTCATCAGTGGAAATCACAGATCAACCAAATCACATGGACGAAGAAGAGGATCCGTTCTTAAAATTTATTGACTACGCACAGTTGATTTTAAAAGAAACCGAAAATGACAATTCGGACGGGCCGGGTTGGAGCTGGATTGCTTCTCGGATCCTTAAAGCTTGTGTAGCTTATTCTAGCGGCGTCACTCCCGCTATTCTCCTTTCCGATCTCTCTCAG GCTTGGAATGAGCAGAATAGGGGGAGAGCTCCAAAAAAGAGGCCTGAATGCATTAACCAGTTGAAGGAGAAGCATAGGAGAGCAAAGCTTCCTAGCACTGTTACAATTGACTCAATTTATGAGAAAAGATTCTTATCCTTGACTAGTGTAATTGAAGCTGTCATTATAGATGCTTACTGTCTTCCGG GAACCAACATATGCATGATCACATTGGGCGACTTTTGGAGCTCTAACACCATTGATCTGTATCTTCACCGTAG GTTTTACAAATTAGCTGATCCTAACAATGGAATTCTGAAGAAGGGCCGAGAAGCTTTTCTAACTGGATGCCATCTTCGAACTGCCAGCAAAAGTTGTGGCCAGGCACGACTTCTGCCAACTGAATATTTTGTGGTGCTGTTAGATGAG GACCAAGACGATGATGCAATGCTAATTGGAGCACAGTTTTGTTCAGATTCCTTCTCTTCCATTTCTCTTGAGGCTGTTAAAGAAGAGGTCTCTTATTCATTGTATGCTAG GATTGAATCAATTGGATCTTTGGAAACACAGAAGTATGGTAATTTGCAGAAGAAGCAGATTACTCTTGTTGATAACGATGGTGTCAAGCTAAAGTTTCTACTGTGGGGTGAGCAGGTTATGCTATCCAATCTATTCAG TGCAACGCAGCTTTTTATGGTGCCTTCTATCCAACATGAGGAACGA GTATCTGTATCATTGACACAGAGCCGTTCTCAAGGATCAAAGCTATTAAATCTATCAGATCAGAGATCTGTCATTTCCCAAGTGACCCTGCCTTGTGATTCTCAAGGATCTATTGACTTCAGTCTTTGTCCATTTCGG TCATTTGTAGTTGATCTACGTGACAAGATGACTGGCCTCAGTCTTTATGGAGTTGTTGCTGACATTGTTCATGAGAGAAATACAGCAAGGACCACTTTCTCCTTGAAGCTGAAAGATATAACTGGAACAATTTGGATAAAGCTATATTTTGTCGGATCGTG GTCATTGGGAAGATTAGGGCTTGGTCATACTGTGTACATTTCTGGTTTGACCTCCTCTACGAGCAGAGGAAATAG GATAATCTCATCTTGCTTTTGTTGCATGCTTGACGGACTTCAGTTATCATGGTTGGAGAGTGACATTGGAGCTTCATTTATCAACATAAGTTGCTTACCGGCCTTGCTGAACTCGTCTTGTCTTCACAAATTATCACGCCTTTCTGATTTATCTATCCGGATTGGTGTAACTCAT ATACTT atCTGTCGAATCTGGCTGGATCAGATTGAATATTGTCACGTGAGTACAAGATTTTCGCATTCCCTTTGTGGGAATTTTGTTGACGAGGCACTTGGCGGGGACCTTTTTTGTAACTTCTGCAATTGGAACTGCTCTGCCGAAGTTGTGCGGTCTTTCCATCTCAAGATAACTCTAGCTGATGAGAGTGCAAAAGTGTTTGCTTGGTGCACTGGTCAGACCGCTGCAGAGTTACTTCAAATATCTCTTGACGACTTTGATGAACTCTCTGAG GAAGAACAGATCTTGTATCCATCTTCCCTTGAGAATGAAAGGTTCATCGTTGCAATTGTCAGCTGCAGGAGTGATGATGGCGGTTTAATAAATGCGGAACATGAAAAGACTGCATGGGAGGTCACCCGAGCTACTACAGTATGA
- the LOC113765288 gene encoding uncharacterized protein LOC113765288 isoform X3, whose translation MIDYEPSSVEITDQPNHMDEEEDPFLKFIDYAQLILKETENDNSDGPGWSWIASRILKACVAYSSGVTPAILLSDLSQAWNEQNRGRAPKKRPECINQLKEKHRRAKLPSTVTIDSIYEKRFLSLTSVIEAVIIDAYCLPGTNICMITLGDFWSSNTIDLYLHRRFYKLADPNNGILKKGREAFLTGCHLRTASKSCGQDQDDDAMLIGAQFCSDSFSSISLEAVKEEVSYSLYARIESIGSLETQKYGNLQKKQITLVDNDGVKLKFLLWGEQVMLSNLFSVGSMLALDRPFIASSSNGEIETCEEIFLEYGSATQLFMVPSIQHEERVSVSLTQSRSQGSKLLNLSDQRSVISQVTLPCDSQGSIDFSLCPFRSFVVDLRDKMTGLSLYGVVADIVHERNTARTTFSLKLKDITGTIWIKLYFVGSWSLGRLGLGHTVYISGLTSSTSRGNRIISSCFCCMLDGLQLSWLESDIGASFINISCLPALLNSSCLHKLSRLSDLSIRIGVTHILICRIWLDQIEYCHVSTRFSHSLCGNFVDEALGGDLFCNFCNWNCSAEVVRSFHLKITLADESAKVFAWCTGQTAAELLQISLDDFDELSEEEQILYPSSLENERFIVAIVSCRSDDGGLINAEHEKTAWEVTRATTV comes from the exons ATGATAGACTACGAACCTTCATCAGTGGAAATCACAGATCAACCAAATCACATGGACGAAGAAGAGGATCCGTTCTTAAAATTTATTGACTACGCACAGTTGATTTTAAAAGAAACCGAAAATGACAATTCGGACGGGCCGGGTTGGAGCTGGATTGCTTCTCGGATCCTTAAAGCTTGTGTAGCTTATTCTAGCGGCGTCACTCCCGCTATTCTCCTTTCCGATCTCTCTCAG GCTTGGAATGAGCAGAATAGGGGGAGAGCTCCAAAAAAGAGGCCTGAATGCATTAACCAGTTGAAGGAGAAGCATAGGAGAGCAAAGCTTCCTAGCACTGTTACAATTGACTCAATTTATGAGAAAAGATTCTTATCCTTGACTAGTGTAATTGAAGCTGTCATTATAGATGCTTACTGTCTTCCGG GAACCAACATATGCATGATCACATTGGGCGACTTTTGGAGCTCTAACACCATTGATCTGTATCTTCACCGTAG GTTTTACAAATTAGCTGATCCTAACAATGGAATTCTGAAGAAGGGCCGAGAAGCTTTTCTAACTGGATGCCATCTTCGAACTGCCAGCAAAAGTTGTGGCCAG GACCAAGACGATGATGCAATGCTAATTGGAGCACAGTTTTGTTCAGATTCCTTCTCTTCCATTTCTCTTGAGGCTGTTAAAGAAGAGGTCTCTTATTCATTGTATGCTAG GATTGAATCAATTGGATCTTTGGAAACACAGAAGTATGGTAATTTGCAGAAGAAGCAGATTACTCTTGTTGATAACGATGGTGTCAAGCTAAAGTTTCTACTGTGGGGTGAGCAGGTTATGCTATCCAATCTATTCAG TGTTGGGAGTATGCTCGCCCTGGATAGGCCATTTATTGCAAGTTCTTCTAATGGTGAAATCGAAACATGTGAAGAAATTTTCCTTGAATATGGCAGTGCAACGCAGCTTTTTATGGTGCCTTCTATCCAACATGAGGAACGA GTATCTGTATCATTGACACAGAGCCGTTCTCAAGGATCAAAGCTATTAAATCTATCAGATCAGAGATCTGTCATTTCCCAAGTGACCCTGCCTTGTGATTCTCAAGGATCTATTGACTTCAGTCTTTGTCCATTTCGG TCATTTGTAGTTGATCTACGTGACAAGATGACTGGCCTCAGTCTTTATGGAGTTGTTGCTGACATTGTTCATGAGAGAAATACAGCAAGGACCACTTTCTCCTTGAAGCTGAAAGATATAACTGGAACAATTTGGATAAAGCTATATTTTGTCGGATCGTG GTCATTGGGAAGATTAGGGCTTGGTCATACTGTGTACATTTCTGGTTTGACCTCCTCTACGAGCAGAGGAAATAG GATAATCTCATCTTGCTTTTGTTGCATGCTTGACGGACTTCAGTTATCATGGTTGGAGAGTGACATTGGAGCTTCATTTATCAACATAAGTTGCTTACCGGCCTTGCTGAACTCGTCTTGTCTTCACAAATTATCACGCCTTTCTGATTTATCTATCCGGATTGGTGTAACTCAT ATACTT atCTGTCGAATCTGGCTGGATCAGATTGAATATTGTCACGTGAGTACAAGATTTTCGCATTCCCTTTGTGGGAATTTTGTTGACGAGGCACTTGGCGGGGACCTTTTTTGTAACTTCTGCAATTGGAACTGCTCTGCCGAAGTTGTGCGGTCTTTCCATCTCAAGATAACTCTAGCTGATGAGAGTGCAAAAGTGTTTGCTTGGTGCACTGGTCAGACCGCTGCAGAGTTACTTCAAATATCTCTTGACGACTTTGATGAACTCTCTGAG GAAGAACAGATCTTGTATCCATCTTCCCTTGAGAATGAAAGGTTCATCGTTGCAATTGTCAGCTGCAGGAGTGATGATGGCGGTTTAATAAATGCGGAACATGAAAAGACTGCATGGGAGGTCACCCGAGCTACTACAGTATGA